ctcttggttAGAAGGGTCACCTCGATACCGTTGTGCCAATGACCCTTTGCATGTCTGCAATTCAAGACATGGTCATAAACACATTTACAACCCTAATTTAACATAGCTAAGGTTATTCTATATTTACACTACTTCTTTTTCCATCCTTCAATTCTATATCTAGTAATATATGTCACTTGGACACTTAAAAGTATCAATATTAGAAAATGAAACAGAAAAACAACAATAAAGCTTACATTCTTTAGAGCTAAATCCTTAAGTGCTTCGGTTACGGCGAGACACACAACATATTGTACAAGAGGCACCACTCGACCGTCTTCCATTTGTATCGTAAATGAAAAAAGAAGACCGCCCTTGGGAGATTCCCATACATTTTGTGATCTTCCTATAACATTTTACTCATTCTATAAATCAATAGCCGTCATAGTAATTAATATATGACTGCATACAATTATAATCTAAAACTAAAATAATGGCATATATAAGTCAGCATAGAACAAGATGGTTAAAAGTTCACATACCTCGTCCTTTAAACTGGATATCCGCAATGCACACTGAACCTACCGGAATCTCACAAAAGTTGCTGTATTAACCCTAAAATTTTCAATGACTGAAACCACAATACAAAAAACATGAATCTCAAAAACTCGTCTACTTACAGAGAGACTACGTCCTGGGTCGAAGGCAATCTAGGAGACCAAAGAAGAACTCTTCCAAAACATGTAGTCGAAAGTGAATCCATGTATGCATCGATATCGAACTCATCTTTCGCCGATCGCCTTTCGGATTGCAATAATGTCAACAGTTTTATATTGTCTGCAAGCTTAAGCGATGCATTTTCCTTCAACGACTTGACTGTTTCTTTCTCACTTGCTGATTTTCCACTTAGTACTAATACACATGGTGATTGGGATTCCATTTTTACTAGAAAAATAACTTCATAATTAGCACATAGTACCACATACATAAACATAAAAATCTACATCTAAATAACATCATATAATCAACTTACTGAAAACAATTTATTGCAGCCGGTAAACATTAGATTTTGTATCCAACACGTTTAATTAGTATAAAAATACATACAATGAATCTCAAACTCGTCACTAAAACCACTAATTTCACCCTAATTAAAATAAACACATATCTGAGGTACCAAAACAGTCACACGAATTGCCAATTCTACTCAAAATTGGCTATCTATCTGTTTTTTAAAAACGCAATTAACaggtaatcatgtataaatttacgATCAATTTGTTCACGCCATTAAAAAATAAAAAGAACAGCTCGTACCTGAAGCGGTAACCGTAGTTGCAGAAGTTGGAATGAAGGAGGAAGTAGGTTGTAGAGATAGAAAACGGTGAAAGGATGTTCGTATATAATTAAACAACATTGATTAACAACGCAATTAAATTAAGAATGAGGGAGACGAAAAAGAAATTTGCTGTTATTTTTCTTTGGGTTTAAACAGAGTTCGATACAACCAATATTTGAATGGTAGGGGGCCATGCCCCCAGACAACAATAATGATTGACGCGTGGTTATAAATTTAGGTGTTATACATTCGGGCTAACTTTTAAGTGTGAGTTATATAGTTGTTATTATAGTTATATAGGTTTGCTATCCCCACACATAAAGTTTACACAATTTTAGCCACACAATGAGTTGGCATTTGACATGTCAATCACGTCATACATAACTGTCATAGTGTGGAGGCAGTTAGTTTCACGCGGATGTCTATGTAGACATGCCAAATCATAGTGTGAATCAAATTGTGTAAAGTTTTTGTGTGGGAATATCATTTTTCTTATAGTTAACTATGGCTTATAACTACATTGGTACAAAAATTTTTGAAGAAAAATGTAAAACATCACGGGGTTGGTCCGTTGGTACAGTGGTGCCGTGGTGGTAAGTAGTTTGTCTGTTGTTCAGTGGTGGTCAGTTGATCCAGGGGTGGTCGGGTGGTGATCCGATTGGTACGATGGTGGTCTGTGGTGGTGGGTGTTGAAGGGTGGTAGTGATGGTGGAAAGTGGTGATGGACTAAtgtgtggtggtgggtggtggttgagaAATGAGAAGTAATTGAGTTTATTCAAAATCGATTAGTGGTTGAGTTCAAATAAACAAATCAAAGAGTGATATGAGGAGATAgacaattatgacatcatcattaaatCAGTGGTTGACAATTGTAGTTGAGACTTATTTAAATAGTCAAAATTCAATCTTTCTTTTGTCGAGCCTTTACGAGCTTCGGTGTTTTTGTATCGCTTATTTGGATATTTCATTATTCGATGAAGGTTTTCCATTTTTATAGTAGTcttatttttgccaaaaaaaaaaaagtcatgAAAAATTACTACTTTCttattatatatagagagaagagAAGAGACAAGAAGAGATATTATAGTGATCCTGACTTTCTCAACGAACAAGTTCAAGCTTTGTTACTAGTTGTGTTAGACATAACACACATTGGTTGGATTCTTTATAAATTCCCAACAAATATTAACCAATAAACCAACATAATCACAAGTAATTTATGTAACTAGTCTAAGTAACTGATTAATCAATTGATGTTAGAAGACGTAATTACGCTATTCGTCCTCAATGTTTACTACGAATTTCACTTTAGACCTTAAAGTTATTTTTTGCATCGGAACCCCCAATGTATGCATTTGGTTTCATATTGATCCCCAAACCCAATTGACGTTAATTTATCTCTATTAGTTAGTATCACGTGCGTTACAGACGAGCGTAGACTAGTCATTGTGCGTTTATGTCTATTATAACATATATACCCATCCGTTTCCAGCATTGTAAAATGGTTCACATTTATCTTTTCATTCACAGAACCCTGATCCTCAAATTCCAATTCACCTCAATTATTCAAAATTACGAAATGGTTAACTGTAGTTGTGGTGGACGATCTATACTTCGCACTTCAAGGACTTCGAAAAATGCAGGACATAGATTCTATAGTTGCCTAATTTCGGTATGTAGTGTGTTCTGATTTTATATATGGTTTTTGATTTTGATGTAAATGTGAATTATGCTTGACTTAATGTTAGTATTTTTGTATAGTGGTTCAATTACAGGTTTGTACAATGGTATGAACCAcatgtgaaacgacccgtccatattactataaacgcaatacgttctcattggtcccatagtgaggtatttgacctctatatgatacgttttataaaatattgcattcgtttcataaaaagcacatcattattatacataatgcatgttttaaacaagtgggcaattatttatgaaataatctccaaaatacatcggtttccaaatactacacacgtgacgtaacagtcgaatataatacatgacaaaggttttattgaatgcaacactttatttaaataaaattatgagactccatgcacatcttgctcagataatgcaacagcggaagactttcttaaggacctgagaataaacatgcgtaaacagtcaacacaaaggttggtgagatatataggcttatcatcgatataaatatagaccacaagatttcatagttataaatatatgtacactcgcaagtgtataaaagtattctataagttgttgagcgcttcggtaaccatacttaatcattaatgtggcatattccctttattatgaaatcaccctacactgtaccaagtgtagtaaaaacgaagtactatgaaaccgtttacgatactagagcgactagcccggttggggttgtcaaacccgatagatctatcaatagtattcgcgcttacatgttcttacaacat
The window above is part of the Rutidosis leptorrhynchoides isolate AG116_Rl617_1_P2 chromosome 1, CSIRO_AGI_Rlap_v1, whole genome shotgun sequence genome. Proteins encoded here:
- the LOC139881642 gene encoding biotin--protein ligase 2-like, producing the protein MLFNYIRTSFHRFLSLQPTSSFIPTSATTVTASVKMESQSPCVLVLSGKSASEKETVKSLKENASLKLADNIKLLTLLQSERRSAKDEFDIDAYMDSLSTTCFGRVLLWSPRLPSTQDVVSLNFCEIPVGSVCIADIQFKGRGRSQNVWESPKGGLLFSFTIQMEDGRVVPLVQYVVCLAVTEALKDLALKNGFPFLDVRIKWPNDLYLDGLKVGGILCTSTYSSKKFNVSVGVGLNVDNDKPATSLNAALRKLTFGYQLRREDITSAFFNKFEHLFNIFENKGFQALEELYYKTWLHSGQRVVVQEKNEDQDLLIENVVTVQGLTSSGYLLAIADNGEMFELHPDGNSFDFFKGLVRRKLT